Genomic segment of Sulfitobacter faviae:
GGCCTTGCGGTCGGTATTCTCGCCAGAAACACTCAGATCGGCCAAACGGTAGGCCCCTTGGCCGGTCTGCATGTCGAAGCCGACCGGGCCCGTAATATCGACGATCAAATCGGCCCGCTGGGCGGGGGCCAGCACTAGGTCGGACAGGTCGCGCGGCTGGTTCAGCGCCATACCGTCCAAAGCCACCACCGCCCCGAGACCCCGGACAGCATCAGCGGAAAGATCCGGTTGGTCGCCGCATTGATCAGGCGCAGGCGCACACGGTCGCCCTGCCGGACCTCATCCCGCGACAGGAAGGCGCGGGCGAAGTTCCCCATATAGCCCGCATGCGCGACGCTATGCATATCCGTGAACTCATCGACGAGGCTGCCATCTTCGTTAAGGATCCAGTCCGACAGGATCACGGTCACGTCGTGATCCACATCGACCGGCACGTCGTCTTCGACGATCAACGGCCCCATGAGGCCGCGAGCGACCTGCTCTTGTGAAATGTAGTGCGAATGATACCAATAGGTTCCCGCATCGGGCGGCACAAAGCTGTAGATTTTACTGTCGCCGGGGTTGATCAAGTCTTGGGTCAAGACCGGCACACCGTCCATTCGGTTCTCCAGCCGAATGCCATGCCAGTGAACCGCTGTGCCCTCTTCCAAAGCATTCTCGACCTTGATCGAAGCCTGCGCGCCGCGTTTGAGCCGAAGCTCGGGGCCGGGCGTCGAGCCGTTGAAGCCGAGCATCGCGGTGGTGCCTTCGCCCTCGGGCAGGATCTGTTGGGTCACGCTCTGGGCCTTGAGCGTCAAAGGCGGCGTGCCGGCAAAGCTTGGGCGCGGCAGGACCATCGCGGCTGAAGCGCTGGCGAGGAAGTGTCTTCTGTTCATGTCATGCCTTATCGGGATGGTTGAGATTCATGCTGCTGTCGATGCGCGGGCCGCCGGGGTTCAGAC
This window contains:
- a CDS encoding multicopper oxidase family protein — encoded protein: MNRRHFLASASAAMVLPRPSFAGTPPLTLKAQSVTQQILPEGEGTTAMLGFNGSTPGPELRLKRGAQASIKVENALEEGTAVHWHGIRLENRMDGVPVLTQDLINPGDSKIYSFVPPDAGTYWYHSHYISQEQVARGLMGPLIVEDDVPVDVDHDVTVILSDWILNEDGSLVDEFTDMHSVAHAGYMGNFARAFLSRDEVRQGDRVRLRLINAATNRIFPLMLSGVSGRWWLWTVWR